From Butyricimonas paravirosa, one genomic window encodes:
- a CDS encoding DUF4141 domain-containing protein: MKKKILMLCMGCFLVSLTAKAQWVVSDPGNLAQGIINAAKNIVHTSSTATNMANSFQETVKIYRQGKEYYDGLRKVKNLVRDARKVQQTILMVGDITDIYVTSFERMLSDPYFTPEELSAIALGYTKLLEESAHLLNDLKTVVNENGLSMNDKERMDIIDRCYNDMLQNRSLVQYYTNKNIGVSYLRAKKRNDLDRVMALYGSPNERYW; the protein is encoded by the coding sequence ATGAAAAAGAAAATTCTTATGCTGTGCATGGGCTGTTTCCTTGTCAGCCTCACAGCGAAAGCCCAATGGGTAGTGAGCGACCCGGGCAATCTGGCGCAGGGAATCATCAATGCCGCCAAGAACATCGTTCACACGTCCTCCACTGCCACCAATATGGCGAATAGTTTTCAGGAAACCGTGAAAATCTACCGGCAGGGCAAGGAGTATTACGACGGGCTTCGCAAGGTCAAGAACCTTGTCCGGGATGCCCGCAAGGTTCAGCAGACCATCCTGATGGTGGGCGATATCACGGACATCTATGTCACCAGCTTCGAGCGTATGCTCAGCGACCCGTATTTTACGCCGGAAGAACTGAGCGCGATTGCTTTGGGGTACACCAAACTGCTGGAAGAAAGTGCCCATCTGCTGAACGATTTGAAGACGGTGGTCAACGAGAACGGGCTTTCCATGAACGACAAGGAAAGGATGGATATCATCGACCGCTGCTACAACGACATGTTGCAAAACCGCAGTCTGGTACAGTATTACACCAACAAGAACATCGGGGTGTCCTACCTGCGCGCCAAGAAACGGAACGACCTGGACCGCGTGATGGCACTCTACGGCTCACCGAACGAACGTTATTGGTAA
- a CDS encoding TraG family conjugative transposon ATPase yields the protein MKNVMKTATLESKFPLLAVENGCIISKDADITVAYRVELPELFTLTRAEYESMHSTWAKAVKVLPNYSIVHKQDFFIEEGYRPDICKEDLSFLSRSFERHFNERPYLQHTCYLFLTKTTKEHSRTTSSFNALTRGFIIPKEMQDKETVTRFMESCGQFERIVNDSGLIRIIRLTDEEIIGTKNSAGIIEKYFSMSQEDTTCLQDLSLGAGEMKVGDNYLCLHTLSDPEDLPSNVSTDCRYERLSTDRSDCRLSFAAPIGILLTCNHIVNQYLFIDDSAEILRKFEQTARNMHSLSRYSRSNQINREWIEEYLNEAHSKGLVSIRAHCNVMAWSDDREKLKRIKNDVGSQLALMEAKPRHNTVDVPTLFWAAIPGNAGDFPSEESFHTFIEQALCLFIGETSYKDSLSPFGIRMVDRLTGKPVHLDISDLPMKNGTITNRNKFILGPSGSGKSFFTNHMVRQYYEQGAHVLLVDTGNSYQGLCSLIHARTHGEDGIYFTYEEKDPIAFNPFYVEDGIFDIEKKESVKTLILTLWKRDDEPPTRAEEVALSNAVNLFLEKIRRDSSIKPSFNTFYEFIRDEYQDILKEKRTREKDFDVWGFLNVLEPYYRGGEYDFLLNSDKQLDLLNRRFIVFELDNIRDNKVLLPIVTIIIMETFITKMRKLKGIRKIILIEECWKALASANMSNYIRYLFKTVRKFFGEAVVVTQEVEDIISSPIVKGTIINNSDCKILLDQRKYMNKFDEIQALLGLTDKERAQILSINMANNPSRKYKEVWIGLGGTQSAVYATEVSLEEYICYTTEETEKLELMRLTERIGGNIELAIKQLAESKRNK from the coding sequence ATGAAAAACGTAATGAAAACAGCCACGCTGGAAAGCAAGTTTCCGTTATTGGCCGTGGAGAACGGCTGCATCATCAGCAAGGATGCGGACATCACCGTGGCATACCGGGTGGAACTGCCGGAACTCTTCACGCTGACACGGGCCGAGTACGAGTCCATGCACTCCACCTGGGCGAAGGCGGTCAAGGTATTGCCGAACTACAGCATCGTGCATAAGCAGGACTTCTTCATCGAAGAGGGTTACAGGCCGGACATCTGCAAGGAAGACCTGAGTTTTCTGAGCCGCAGTTTCGAGCGGCATTTCAACGAACGGCCGTACTTGCAGCACACCTGTTACCTTTTCCTGACGAAGACCACGAAAGAGCACAGCCGGACAACCAGCAGTTTCAACGCGCTTACACGGGGATTCATCATTCCCAAAGAGATGCAGGACAAGGAAACCGTTACCCGTTTTATGGAAAGTTGCGGGCAGTTCGAGCGCATCGTGAACGACAGCGGTCTGATCCGTATCATCCGCCTGACGGATGAGGAAATTATCGGAACCAAGAATTCAGCCGGCATCATAGAGAAATATTTTTCCATGTCCCAGGAAGACACCACCTGCTTGCAGGATCTGTCTCTCGGTGCAGGGGAAATGAAGGTCGGGGACAATTACCTTTGCCTTCATACGCTTTCCGATCCGGAAGACCTGCCGTCAAACGTATCCACCGACTGCCGGTATGAACGGCTTTCGACAGACCGGAGCGACTGCCGCCTGTCCTTTGCCGCACCGATAGGCATCCTGCTCACGTGCAACCATATCGTGAACCAGTACCTCTTCATCGACGATTCGGCGGAGATTCTCAGGAAGTTCGAGCAGACCGCCCGGAACATGCACTCGCTTTCCCGTTACAGCCGTTCCAACCAGATCAACCGCGAATGGATTGAGGAGTATCTGAACGAGGCGCACAGCAAGGGGCTGGTTTCCATCCGTGCGCACTGCAATGTCATGGCATGGAGCGATGACCGGGAAAAGCTCAAGCGCATCAAGAACGATGTGGGCAGCCAACTGGCGTTGATGGAAGCCAAACCGCGCCACAACACGGTGGATGTGCCGACCCTGTTCTGGGCGGCGATACCCGGCAATGCCGGAGATTTCCCGTCCGAGGAGAGTTTCCACACCTTTATCGAGCAGGCCCTGTGCCTGTTCATCGGGGAAACCTCCTACAAGGACTCGCTCTCTCCGTTTGGCATCCGCATGGTGGACCGCCTGACCGGAAAACCCGTCCATCTGGATATTTCCGACCTGCCGATGAAGAACGGCACAATCACCAACCGGAACAAATTCATCCTCGGCCCTTCGGGCAGCGGGAAATCTTTTTTCACCAACCACATGGTACGCCAGTATTACGAGCAGGGTGCGCATGTGCTGTTAGTGGATACCGGAAACTCCTATCAGGGACTGTGCAGCCTTATCCATGCGCGTACACACGGCGAGGACGGGATTTATTTCACTTATGAAGAAAAAGACCCGATAGCTTTCAATCCTTTTTACGTGGAAGACGGGATTTTCGATATCGAGAAGAAAGAATCCGTCAAGACGCTTATCCTTACCCTGTGGAAGCGTGACGACGAGCCGCCGACACGTGCCGAGGAAGTGGCGCTATCCAATGCGGTCAATCTCTTTCTGGAGAAAATCCGCAGGGACAGCAGCATAAAACCCTCCTTCAATACCTTCTATGAATTTATCCGTGACGAGTATCAGGATATCCTGAAAGAGAAGCGAACCCGTGAGAAGGATTTTGATGTATGGGGATTCCTGAATGTGCTGGAACCCTATTACCGTGGCGGTGAATATGACTTCCTGCTCAACTCCGACAAGCAGTTGGACTTGCTGAACAGACGCTTCATCGTTTTTGAGCTGGACAACATTCGCGATAACAAAGTGCTGCTTCCGATTGTCACCATCATCATCATGGAGACTTTTATCACCAAGATGCGCAAGTTGAAAGGTATCCGGAAAATAATCCTTATCGAAGAGTGCTGGAAGGCATTGGCATCCGCCAATATGAGCAATTACATCCGCTATCTTTTCAAGACCGTCAGAAAATTTTTCGGCGAGGCCGTGGTCGTGACCCAGGAAGTGGAGGACATCATTTCTTCTCCGATTGTCAAGGGTACCATCATTAATAATAGTGACTGTAAGATTCTGCTTGACCAGCGCAAGTATATGAACAAGTTCGATGAGATCCAAGCGTTGCTCGGTCTGACCGACAAGGAGCGGGCACAGATACTTTCCATCAATATGGCGAACAATCCGTCCAGAAAGTACAAGGAAGTCTGGATTGGTCTGGGCGGTACGCAGTCGGCGGTCTATGCCACGGAAGTCTCACTTGAGGAGTACATATGCTACACTACTGAAGAAACCGAGAAACTTGAACTTATGCGGCTTACGGAAAGAATCGGTGGCAACATCGAACTTGCCATCAAGCAGTTGGCAGAAAGCAAGCGAAACAAGTGA
- a CDS encoding glycoside hydrolase family protein has product MMKLKAIWFAVLSITVFFPGMPSRAENPIKASPDRFSIAVECVKRFEGWHGEKKHWPYVGWGHKVLPGERFTNSITKAQGDSILRADLRKLCRMFSYLGRDSLIVSVLAYNVGCSRIKGYGKIPKSRLLKKLESGDRDIYKEYVSFRCYKGKVVPSIERRRKVEYMLLFEK; this is encoded by the coding sequence ATGATGAAGTTAAAAGCAATATGGTTTGCGGTGCTTTCCATCACGGTCTTTTTTCCGGGTATGCCGTCGAGGGCGGAGAATCCGATAAAGGCAAGTCCGGACAGGTTCAGTATTGCGGTCGAGTGTGTCAAGCGATTCGAGGGTTGGCATGGAGAGAAAAAGCATTGGCCTTATGTCGGGTGGGGGCACAAAGTTCTTCCCGGGGAGAGGTTTACCAACAGTATTACAAAAGCACAAGGTGATTCCATTCTGAGAGCAGACCTCCGTAAGTTGTGCCGTATGTTCAGTTATCTGGGACGTGATTCTTTGATCGTTAGTGTTCTTGCGTATAATGTGGGCTGTTCCCGTATCAAAGGGTATGGAAAAATACCCAAGAGCCGGCTGTTGAAAAAACTGGAGTCGGGTGACCGCGATATCTATAAGGAATATGTCTCCTTCAGATGCTACAAGGGGAAAGTGGTTCCGAGCATCGAACGGAGAAGGAAAGTGGAATATATGCTGCTTTTTGAGAAGTAA
- a CDS encoding conjugal transfer protein TraO: MKKYLFLFVTAVSLALFSGRAHAQRYLPGMKGVELRGGFANGSKSPLNYYTGFAVSGYTPKANRWVIGAEYLMKNYGYRDASVPRAQFTAEGGYYLKFLSDPTKTVFLSVGGSALAGYETVNWGERILYDGSRLLAKDAFVYGGAITLELEAYVTDRIVLLAAIRERVLWGSSLDLFTTQFGLGVKFIIH; encoded by the coding sequence ATGAAGAAGTATCTGTTCCTTTTTGTTACAGCCGTGTCGCTTGCCCTGTTTTCAGGGCGGGCGCACGCCCAGCGGTACCTGCCCGGGATGAAGGGCGTGGAACTGCGCGGAGGATTTGCGAACGGCTCAAAGTCCCCCTTGAATTATTATACCGGATTTGCCGTTTCCGGATACACCCCAAAAGCCAACCGCTGGGTCATAGGCGCCGAGTATCTGATGAAGAATTATGGGTATCGGGATGCGAGCGTACCCCGTGCGCAGTTCACGGCAGAAGGCGGCTATTATTTGAAATTCCTGTCTGATCCGACAAAGACGGTCTTCCTCTCGGTCGGCGGTTCCGCACTGGCCGGCTATGAGACCGTGAACTGGGGCGAGAGGATACTGTATGACGGTTCGAGGCTGCTCGCCAAGGATGCGTTTGTCTATGGCGGCGCGATAACCCTGGAACTTGAGGCATACGTGACAGACCGCATCGTCCTTCTTGCCGCTATCCGGGAACGTGTATTGTGGGGAAGCTCGCTGGACCTGTTCACGACACAATTCGGTCTGGGTGTCAAATTCATAATCCATTAG
- the traJ gene encoding conjugative transposon protein TraJ, which translates to MLLLAIDFDNLHQILQNLYVEMMPLCSKMTGVARGLAGLGALFYVAYRVWQALARAEPVDVFPLLRPFALGLCIMFFPTLVLGTLNSILSPVVKGTHTILESQTFDMNEYRAQKDKLETEAMKRNPETAYLVDKETFDNRLDELGAFDAIEACGMYVDRAMYNMKRAVQNFFRELLELLFNAAALVIDTLRTFFLIVLSILGPVSFAISCWDGFQASLSQWFVRYISIYLWLPVSDLFSSVLARIQILMLQRDIEQLSDPDFIPDSSNGVYITFLIIGIIGYFTIPTVSNWIVQAGGGAGNYGKNVNQAASKTGSVVAGTAGAAVGNIAGRLIK; encoded by the coding sequence ATGTTATTGTTGGCTATAGATTTTGACAACCTGCATCAGATTTTACAGAATCTGTATGTGGAAATGATGCCGCTCTGCTCAAAGATGACCGGTGTGGCAAGAGGCCTTGCCGGTTTGGGAGCGCTTTTCTATGTGGCGTATCGTGTATGGCAGGCTCTGGCCCGTGCCGAGCCTGTGGATGTCTTTCCGCTTTTGCGTCCGTTCGCCTTGGGGCTTTGTATCATGTTCTTTCCGACACTCGTTCTGGGTACGCTGAACAGCATCCTCTCGCCCGTCGTGAAAGGGACCCATACCATATTGGAGTCGCAGACCTTTGACATGAACGAGTACAGGGCGCAGAAGGACAAGCTGGAGACTGAGGCGATGAAACGGAATCCCGAGACAGCCTATCTGGTCGACAAGGAGACTTTTGACAACAGGCTGGACGAGCTGGGCGCGTTTGACGCTATAGAAGCCTGCGGAATGTATGTGGACCGTGCCATGTACAACATGAAAAGGGCCGTGCAGAATTTCTTCCGCGAACTGCTGGAACTCCTGTTCAATGCGGCGGCGCTGGTCATCGACACGCTGAGGACATTCTTCCTGATCGTGCTTTCGATACTCGGTCCCGTTTCCTTTGCCATCTCCTGCTGGGACGGTTTCCAGGCTTCTCTCAGCCAGTGGTTCGTCCGCTACATCAGTATCTACCTGTGGCTTCCCGTAAGCGACCTGTTCAGCAGCGTGCTGGCGAGAATCCAGATATTGATGCTGCAGAGGGACATCGAACAGCTTTCCGACCCGGATTTCATCCCCGACAGCTCAAACGGGGTTTACATCACTTTCCTCATTATCGGCATCATCGGGTATTTCACCATCCCGACCGTATCGAACTGGATTGTGCAGGCCGGAGGCGGTGCGGGCAATTATGGAAAGAACGTGAACCAGGCGGCATCCAAGACAGGCTCCGTGGTGGCCGGGACTGCCGGAGCGGCGGTGGGAAACATTGCCGGCAGGCTTATCAAGTAA
- a CDS encoding DUF3872 domain-containing protein, whose amino-acid sequence MNALNKKRELAGMMAILFLGLAACLLSACNDEMDVQQSYPFKVETLPVPTRIVKGETVEIRCELKREGRFSDARYTIRYFQPDGKGTLRMDDGMVLLPNDRYPLDREVFRLYYTSESENQQTIDIYFEDNSEPAQICQLTFDFNNEAEDEDSVVTADSKELPVTIVGH is encoded by the coding sequence ATGAATGCATTGAATAAAAAAAGAGAATTGGCCGGAATGATGGCAATCCTGTTCCTGGGTCTGGCGGCTTGTCTGTTGTCCGCCTGCAATGATGAAATGGATGTACAGCAGTCCTATCCGTTCAAGGTGGAGACCCTGCCTGTCCCCACACGTATTGTGAAAGGTGAGACGGTGGAAATACGGTGTGAACTCAAACGTGAAGGACGGTTTTCCGATGCCCGCTACACCATCCGATATTTCCAGCCGGACGGCAAGGGTACACTCCGTATGGATGACGGGATGGTGTTGCTGCCCAATGACCGCTATCCCCTTGACAGGGAGGTGTTCAGGCTATACTACACTTCTGAAAGCGAGAACCAGCAGACGATAGACATCTATTTCGAGGACAACAGCGAACCGGCACAGATTTGCCAATTGACTTTTGATTTCAACAACGAGGCGGAGGACGAGGATTCCGTCGTGACTGCGGATAGCAAGGAATTGCCGGTCACAATTGTCGGACACTAA
- a CDS encoding DUF4133 domain-containing protein, which yields MAKYPVNKGIGRSPEFKGLKSQYLFIFAGGLLALFVVFVIMYMAGIGQWVCIGFGVISALVLVWATFSMNTKYGEWGLMKLHALRSHPRYIISRRKFLRLFSSTIKNRKA from the coding sequence ATGGCGAAGTATCCTGTCAACAAGGGAATCGGTCGCAGCCCGGAGTTCAAGGGACTCAAGAGCCAGTACCTGTTCATCTTTGCCGGAGGGTTGCTCGCCCTGTTCGTGGTGTTCGTCATCATGTACATGGCAGGCATAGGCCAGTGGGTCTGCATCGGTTTCGGGGTCATCTCCGCATTGGTGCTGGTCTGGGCGACCTTCAGCATGAACACGAAATACGGCGAATGGGGGCTTATGAAACTCCATGCGCTGCGCAGCCATCCCCGCTACATCATCAGCCGGAGAAAGTTCCTCCGGTTGTTTTCTTCAACTATTAAAAACAGAAAGGCATGA
- a CDS encoding TraL conjugative transposon family protein, which yields MKKMFVKIKESVEEKLRKLCAGLSPEKRVPAIVMLAALFAIGNFYMIFRAIHDIGREDVRPEIIEIPPIEIPDVVPADTLPDKRVQEMEEFFNRFNQKENE from the coding sequence ATGAAAAAGATGTTTGTAAAAATCAAGGAATCCGTGGAAGAAAAGCTGCGGAAGCTGTGTGCCGGGCTTAGCCCGGAAAAGAGAGTGCCGGCAATTGTCATGCTGGCTGCCCTGTTTGCCATCGGAAATTTCTATATGATTTTCCGTGCCATCCATGACATCGGACGGGAGGATGTACGGCCGGAAATCATAGAGATACCCCCGATAGAAATTCCGGATGTCGTTCCTGCCGATACACTCCCGGATAAAAGGGTGCAGGAAATGGAAGAGTTTTTTAACCGATTCAATCAGAAAGAAAATGAGTAA
- a CDS encoding toprim domain-containing protein, protein MTIEEIRDIPIAVFLARMGYEPARRRGDEYWYLAPYREERTASFQLNVRKDIWHDFGTGQGGDIFTLAGEFIGSGDFKAQARFITGIWGGLAPEHKTVSRSGENDREDSHRQESFTKVQSGPLHNSVLLRYLAERGISGDVAMPNCKEIRYTLHGKRYFAIGFRNVSGGYEVRNRFFKASLSPKDISLMDNGSDTCNLFEGFIDCLSWMQLELGCGDDYLVLNSVALLERSFPVLDRYERVNCYLDRDEAGRRTLEALRKRYADKIVDCSSLYKGYKDLNEYLQNKFL, encoded by the coding sequence ATGACTATAGAAGAGATAAGAGACATTCCAATCGCCGTTTTTCTGGCACGGATGGGATATGAACCGGCAAGAAGACGGGGGGATGAATATTGGTATCTGGCCCCGTACCGGGAGGAGCGCACCGCCTCGTTCCAGTTGAATGTCCGTAAGGATATATGGCATGACTTCGGTACCGGACAGGGAGGCGACATATTCACCCTTGCGGGGGAGTTTATCGGCAGCGGGGATTTCAAGGCGCAGGCCAGGTTCATCACAGGGATATGGGGCGGTCTTGCTCCCGAACACAAGACCGTTTCCCGTTCCGGGGAAAATGACAGGGAAGATTCCCATAGGCAGGAAAGTTTCACGAAGGTACAGTCCGGACCGCTGCACAACAGCGTCCTGCTCCGTTATCTGGCGGAACGTGGCATTAGCGGTGATGTGGCTATGCCGAACTGCAAGGAGATCAGGTACACCTTGCACGGGAAGCGGTATTTCGCCATCGGTTTCAGGAATGTCAGCGGTGGGTACGAGGTGCGCAACCGCTTTTTTAAGGCCAGTCTCTCTCCGAAAGACATTTCGCTGATGGACAACGGTTCGGATACTTGCAATCTCTTCGAGGGGTTTATCGACTGCCTCTCGTGGATGCAACTCGAATTGGGATGTGGCGACGACTATCTCGTACTGAACTCGGTGGCATTGCTGGAACGCTCGTTCCCCGTTCTTGACAGATATGAGAGAGTCAACTGTTACCTGGACCGGGACGAAGCCGGACGGCGCACGCTGGAGGCGCTCCGCAAACGCTATGCGGATAAAATAGTGGACTGTTCCTCTTTGTACAAAGGATACAAGGATCTGAACGAATACCTGCAGAACAAGTTTCTGTAA
- a CDS encoding DUF4120 family protein: MKILNEEHFENVKRYAESIGDTSLRKCLERLKSWEENPDCPSEISLYYDHAPYSFGFTQCYPDGRTGIVGGLLYHGIPDRSFAVTLQPFHGWQIHT; encoded by the coding sequence ATGAAAATCCTGAATGAAGAACATTTCGAGAATGTTAAGCGTTATGCCGAATCCATCGGTGACACCTCACTCCGGAAATGCCTGGAACGGTTGAAGAGCTGGGAGGAAAATCCTGACTGTCCCAGCGAAATTTCACTCTACTATGACCATGCCCCGTACTCGTTCGGCTTTACACAATGTTATCCCGACGGAAGGACAGGCATCGTGGGCGGTCTGCTCTATCACGGAATACCGGACCGCTCTTTTGCCGTAACACTACAACCGTTCCACGGATGGCAGATACACACCTGA
- the traM gene encoding conjugative transposon protein TraM, whose translation MSNDVNKLKQRLEIRKYLVFAGMFLLFLGAMWLIFAPSEEEKKKEEKNAGFNTELPDPREAGIEGDKIAAYEQADMKRKQTEKLRTLEDFSGMADGNSGTVVELSPDADAKDGSSREGDRRNEACSSSVSAYNDINRTLGNFYESPQEDPEKEALKAEVEQLKQAVAAQNAQPGYEEQVALLEKSYELAARYMPGNGSVNTDSRSDNESPGRNGKAKAVPVGLVSTPVVSSLPQPVSDSIQLTGMAQPERFHTPIGHKEERNVRNTIRACIHGDQTVISGQGVRMRLLEPMRVGKHILPKNSLLTGEGRIQGERLHVNILQVEYGGTIIPVELAVYDNDGQGGIFIPGSMEANAVREVAANLGQNLGTSISITNQSAGDQLLSELGKGAIQGVSQYISRKMREEKAHLKSGYTLMLYQDNDQ comes from the coding sequence ATGAGTAATGACGTCAATAAATTGAAACAGAGGCTGGAAATCAGGAAATACCTGGTTTTTGCCGGGATGTTCCTCCTGTTCCTCGGAGCGATGTGGCTCATTTTCGCACCGTCCGAAGAGGAAAAAAAGAAAGAGGAAAAAAATGCGGGATTCAACACCGAGCTTCCCGATCCGAGGGAAGCGGGCATAGAAGGGGACAAGATTGCCGCCTATGAGCAGGCTGACATGAAACGCAAACAGACGGAAAAACTGCGTACGCTGGAGGATTTCTCCGGGATGGCAGACGGGAACTCCGGGACTGTCGTGGAATTGTCACCGGATGCGGATGCCAAGGATGGCAGTTCTCGTGAAGGTGACAGAAGGAATGAAGCCTGTTCTTCATCCGTCTCCGCCTACAATGACATCAACAGGACGCTCGGCAACTTTTACGAGTCACCGCAGGAAGATCCGGAGAAGGAGGCGTTGAAAGCCGAGGTGGAACAACTCAAGCAGGCGGTCGCCGCACAGAACGCGCAGCCGGGTTACGAGGAGCAGGTAGCTCTCCTGGAAAAATCCTATGAGCTTGCGGCCAGGTATATGCCGGGCAATGGCAGTGTGAATACGGACAGCCGTTCCGATAATGAAAGTCCCGGGCGGAACGGAAAGGCGAAAGCCGTTCCCGTGGGGCTGGTTTCCACACCGGTGGTATCATCGTTGCCGCAGCCTGTCAGTGATTCTATACAGCTTACAGGAATGGCACAACCGGAAAGATTCCACACGCCAATCGGTCATAAAGAAGAGAGAAATGTGAGAAATACCATCCGGGCCTGCATCCACGGGGACCAGACCGTCATCAGCGGTCAGGGAGTGAGGATGAGACTGCTGGAGCCAATGCGTGTAGGGAAGCATATCCTGCCCAAAAACTCCCTGCTTACCGGAGAAGGGCGCATACAGGGTGAAAGGCTTCACGTCAATATCCTTCAGGTGGAATATGGCGGTACCATCATCCCCGTGGAACTTGCCGTGTATGACAATGACGGACAGGGCGGCATCTTCATTCCGGGGTCAATGGAGGCTAACGCCGTCAGGGAGGTTGCCGCCAATCTGGGGCAGAATCTCGGCACGAGCATCTCCATCACCAACCAGTCGGCAGGTGACCAGCTGCTTTCCGAACTCGGAAAGGGTGCCATACAAGGTGTCTCGCAGTACATATCCCGGAAGATGCGTGAAGAGAAGGCGCATCTCAAGTCAGGCTATACCCTGATGCTTTATCAAGACAACGATCAATAA
- the traN gene encoding conjugative transposon protein TraN, whose amino-acid sequence MKKFFVMLALAWGTVGAFAQNEADSVAAVNNAVTLAKEVYPQKEEDGDLYHGLTRKLTFDRMIPPYGLEVTYGKTTHIIFPSSVRYVDLGSPNLIAGKADGAENVIRVKTTVKDFREETNMSVITESGSFYTFNVKYAEEPLLLNIEMKDFIHDGSEVNRPNNALDIYLKELGCESPKLVHLISKSIHKDNRRHIKHIGSKAFGIQYLLRGLYTHNGLLYFHTQIKNRSNVPYEVDFVTFKIVDKKLMKRTAIQEQVIFPLRAYDYVTSVAGKKDGRTVFVFDKFTIPSDKVLMVEMHEKGGGRHQTFTVESEDIVRAGVINELKVK is encoded by the coding sequence ATGAAAAAGTTTTTTGTAATGCTTGCCCTTGCATGGGGCACTGTGGGCGCTTTCGCCCAAAATGAAGCCGACAGCGTAGCGGCGGTAAACAATGCCGTCACACTGGCCAAGGAAGTGTATCCTCAAAAAGAGGAGGACGGAGACCTCTATCACGGTCTGACCCGTAAACTCACCTTTGACAGGATGATACCTCCATACGGGCTGGAAGTGACCTATGGAAAGACCACGCACATCATTTTCCCGTCATCGGTGCGTTATGTGGATCTCGGTTCTCCGAACCTCATTGCAGGCAAGGCGGACGGTGCGGAGAATGTCATCCGTGTAAAGACCACCGTGAAGGACTTCCGTGAGGAGACCAACATGTCCGTGATTACCGAAAGCGGAAGTTTTTACACCTTCAATGTGAAGTATGCGGAAGAGCCGCTGCTGCTGAATATCGAGATGAAGGATTTCATTCATGACGGAAGTGAGGTGAACCGCCCCAACAACGCCCTTGACATCTACCTGAAGGAATTGGGCTGTGAATCGCCTAAATTGGTACACCTTATCTCGAAGTCCATCCACAAGGACAACAGACGGCACATCAAGCATATCGGAAGCAAGGCGTTCGGCATCCAGTACCTGCTCCGCGGACTCTATACGCACAACGGCTTGCTTTATTTTCATACACAGATAAAGAACCGGTCCAACGTGCCTTATGAGGTGGATTTCGTGACTTTTAAAATTGTGGACAAGAAGCTGATGAAACGTACCGCCATTCAGGAACAGGTGATATTCCCACTGCGTGCTTACGACTATGTAACGTCCGTCGCGGGGAAAAAGGACGGGCGCACCGTTTTCGTCTTCGACAAATTCACCATCCCCTCGGACAAGGTGCTGATGGTGGAGATGCACGAGAAAGGCGGTGGCAGACACCAGACCTTCACCGTGGAAAGTGAGGACATCGTGAGAGCCGGGGTTATCAACGAACTTAAAGTGAAGTAG
- the traK gene encoding conjugative transposon protein TraK: MEFKSLKNIESSFRHLRLFGIVYLCVCTLLVGFSVWKAYSFAEAQREKIYVLDEGKSLMLALSQDLEQNRPVEAREHVRRFHELFFTLSPDKNAIEGNIRRAMFLSDRSAYAHYVDLAEQGYYNRIISGNVNQRVGIDSVKCDFHTYPYEVVTYAKLSIIREKSVTERSLVTRGRLLNSTRSDNNPHGFILEAFRVVENRDIRVYDR; the protein is encoded by the coding sequence ATGGAATTCAAATCATTGAAAAATATCGAGAGCAGCTTCCGACACCTGCGTCTGTTCGGAATCGTCTATCTGTGTGTATGCACCCTGCTTGTGGGATTTTCCGTATGGAAGGCTTACAGTTTCGCGGAAGCGCAACGGGAGAAGATCTATGTGCTGGATGAAGGCAAGTCACTGATGCTGGCCCTTTCACAAGACCTGGAGCAGAACCGCCCGGTGGAAGCAAGGGAGCATGTCAGACGGTTCCACGAACTGTTCTTTACGCTCTCGCCCGACAAGAATGCGATTGAAGGCAATATCCGGAGGGCCATGTTCCTCAGTGACCGTTCCGCCTATGCCCATTATGTGGATCTGGCAGAGCAGGGATATTACAACCGGATAATTTCGGGTAACGTGAACCAGCGTGTAGGGATTGACAGCGTCAAGTGCGATTTCCATACCTATCCGTATGAGGTCGTGACCTACGCGAAACTCTCCATTATCAGGGAGAAGAGCGTGACCGAGCGCAGCCTCGTCACGCGTGGCAGGCTGCTGAACTCCACCCGCAGCGACAATAATCCGCACGGCTTCATCCTCGAAGCCTTCCGTGTGGTGGAGAACAGGGATATAAGAGTGTATGACCGTTAA